In Canis lupus baileyi chromosome 19, mCanLup2.hap1, whole genome shotgun sequence, the sequence CATATCTGGTGGTCAGGAATCCTGAGGACTCTCCCTCTGGAGGCCCTGTGGCTGCCCCGTGTCCACCTGAACATCGGCAGCTCTCCCCAAGGCCTCCCTTGCCTGTCTAGCCCTGCCCCTCAGCAGATCACCCTCTCAGCCCAGCTGGAATGCCTTTTCCAGGTTTTAGGGTCAAATGTCTTGTCTCTCTGCTTAAAATGTCTAAGTGGATTAGTTCATCTTTTCTGGTACCCTCTGGATCAAGCTTTTCCTCTCTGACTTTATAGCACCAAttcccctccccaacacacataGTCACAACAGATGCACACCACCACAGTATCGCACTGATAGCAGGCTGGCAGTCACATTCATGTCCATGCCTGAGCTGGTATGGGCATCTGGAAATGTGCACTCCCCACCTTCTGGAGGCATGGTTCAGGGCTTCGGGCTTCTCCAGTGCTAGGTGCCACCCCAAACTCGCCCTATCAAGTCCTCCTATATGTGCCCACATGGCTACACTGAATGGTAGCCTGTCTTCACCTCCTGGACTGTGCTCCTATGTGGCACCTGGACCACTTTCAAAGTGAGGAACTCAGTGTTTCTTACAGATGAAAGGAAGCCTTTGTTTCCCCTCAAGTGTTCAGATATGACACCAGTGCTAATAGTCTATTGTGATTGTTTTTGCTCAGCCTCCACTGATTCGGTCCCATCTCTCCTGTCTAGTGTTAAGCATCCATGGCATTCAAGAAGAAGGTCCCTCCAATGCTCAGCTCATGAGGTTGGATAACATGCTGCTGGCTGAGGGTGTATCCAGGCCGGAGAGGCGAGGAAGAGGAGGATCGGCGGCAGCGGCCAACACAGCAACACCAGGTGGCTGTCCAAATGACAATAGCCTTGAGCACTCTGACTACAGGGCCAAGCTGTCCCAGATCCGACAGATTTACCACTCTGAGCTAGAGAAATATGAACAGGTGATCTTTCTGCATggaagagtttttatcatgtgAATGCGCATTTGTCAAAGCAAAACATGGAACGCTAACCACCTTTCTTTTGTGGCACAGACCAGAGAGTACATGCACTTGGTCTCACAGCAGAGGTGGCCAATTTTGCTGGAAACCCTTTGCATTCACTTCTTAATAGCCAGCCTGTGTGGGAGCTGCAGGGGGCGGCAGGTGGCTGGTCCCACATGGAGTCCCGAACCCACCGGCTGGGTGGTCACAGGCTGGCATGTATGTTCCCACCCCAGGCTTGCCGTGAGTTTACCACACATGTCACCAACCTTCTCCGGGAGCAAAGCAGGATGAGGCCCGTCTCACCCAAGGAGATTGAGCGCATGGTCGGTGTCATCCACGGCAAGTTCAATGCCATCCAGATGCAGCTGAAGCAGAGCACCTGCGAGGCTGTGATGACCCTGCGTTCACGGTTCCTCGATGCCAGGTCAGGCCCTACGTGCTTCCCGTGACCCTAGGGTTGTCTCTTAAGAAGAACCGAATTGCTGCTGGTTTGGGTTTAAGTTCTGGGGGCTTCCCAGCCTGTCCTGGGGCTCCAGCTGTGACCAGGTGTGCAGCCCTCACACAGCTTCTTGAGAGGCAATCAGAAGTGCTGACtttggcacacctgggtggctcagtcagttaagcatctgccttcggctctggtaattatatcagggtcctgggatcaagcacaacatcaggctccttgttcagtgggtgatctgcttttccctctccctctgctcctcccccctggctgtgcacgcactctctctttctctctctaataaataaaatcttaataaaaaaataaaagtgctgacCTCTAGGAAATCACAGACGGGGACACAGGGACGTTATGAGAGGCCGGTGCACATACTGCCTGAGGCTGTCCGTCTTTGCAGGCGCAAGCGGCGGAACTTCAGCAAGCAGGCCACGGAAGTGCTGAATGAGTATTTTTACTCCCATCTGAGCAACCCTTATCCCAGTGAAGAAGCCAAAGAAGAGCTGGCCAGGAAGGGCGGCATCACAGTCTCCCAGGTGATGGGCCTCCCTGAATGTAGGAGGGGGAGAAGCTTGTGTCCAATGAGGAGGACACCCAGGGAAGTTCATTAACTGTATGGACTCGGACAGAGTGTGAAGTCCCTGAGGCAAGCACCAGTGGCACGTGGAGTGTGGCCCTCGTCACACTTGTATCACAAGGATGTTCTGTGTTGCATAAGGAAGGTTAGCATATTAGcataagagaagaaagagaacttgGAACAAAATTAGGACTTGAAATGATAGACCAGCTCTTGTGCCAAAGAACTGGTTCAGCTATCCTGGGAGAGGCCTGGATGTACACATGCTTGATTGTTTCTCCAGTGGCCCAGAGTGTGTGACCAGGGTTATACAATGTCAGGCAACATCTGGCTCCACACGAGGAGCAGTGGTACAGATTGCAGATGGGACCCAAACAGCCTTGGGAGAGCCTGGTAGCCTGGTCCTCCAGTGTCCTCAGTGGAGCTGGGGGCGAGAGAGGTGGAGCTGAGGGGACAACCCAAGAAACATCTTAGACGGTTTCAAGGTGGGAATGGTGAGGACGGGCAGCTCAGGAGCTCCAATCAGGGTCAGgctgcacccccagcccctggcagcagAGCTGACTGGCGCTAATGCTAGCTCGCTGGATCTTGCCACCAGCTCCAAGGAAGCCCCCTCCTCCAGCTGTACAGTCGGAGGGGCTGAGATTCCAGCCCAATCTGGCTGCCTCCAGAGCCCATGCCCTTAGCCAGAGCTCTCTACCCTGGCCCAGGCCAAGTCCAGGCTGCAACTTCATGATAAGGGGCACACAGGAACCTGTAGGGTCCCACAGGCAGAAGAACCTGCAGGTGTCCTGGTCACATCTGACTTCACTCACCCTGGAACTGCTCTGGCATCCCCAGCACCAAGGCCAGAGCTGAAGGAAGGTGCACACCTCACGAGCTTCAGGGCCACACAGAAGCATGAGGTGTGGCGCTTGCTGGTCACCTTGTGCTGTCTTCTGAAGAACAGCCAGATTCAGTTCAAGGCCCAGAGCCTATGGAAAGCAGATGGGTCTTGGGTCTAGACTTCATCGAACAGAGGGTCAGTTGCAAAcaaaagtttgaaaagcactagCCACATCCCAGTGACTCCCCCTCTGTGGTAGTGCCCTAAGATGCCCACCCACACACACCAACCAGCAGCAGAATTCTGTGCTGGGAGCCCCTCCCCAGTGTGGTGCATCCACCAGGTCTCAGGACAGCCTGAAGTGGCTAACAGTGGAGGGGAGATTCTGAATTTAAGGTACAGATGTGCAAGCTGTGAGGTTCACCTAAGGAAAAGGTAATGGGGGCACCCTTAGGGCAAGGGGTGTCACAAATAAGGCCACAGACGTTTTCAAGCTAGAATCAGCTGCAGCTGCAGGCTGAGGAGGCCCGAGGGAGAAAGGGGCAGGTTGCTGAGCCACAGATGAGGTGACAGGCAGAACCTCGGCAGCAGCCGCAGCAGGCTCAGCTGGAAGGGCCAGAGGGATTGGGTGGGGGTGGCCAGTGGCTCCAGGCCACACCGGCTGAGAGAATATCTGAGAGCCTGCTTGAGGTGCCCATGTTGAGGTGTTCCCCGTGGAGAGGGTGGACACTgctcttccccagcccctgggtcCCCCATCTGTCCAGAACAGGGCCAGCCTCCCACACACAGAAAAGCTCGCTCTCTGCCCTCCTAAAATGCCAGTTAATATGGAAAACTGCTTGCTGCCATTCCTCTGCAAACTCAGTTCCACAAAGACATTCTAGCACATTCCTTGTAGGTGGGAGCCAAGTGCTGCTCTGGCTGCCCTCACACCCCGGGGGCAGGCACAAGGAGACCCGGTGTGAGGGGCAGGGAGCGCACATAAGGGCTTTTTCTTTTCGCGGTTAACATGCAGAGGATAATGTGGAGCACTTGGGTAGggacattaaataaatacattttcaagagAGAAAAGGTCATCAAAACCCTGCCACCGTCactcaactgtttttttttctgttcattgaCCCACACGTATTTCACTGCAGGGCCCCAGGCCTTAGTCTGGGGTATTGAAGTGTTTCCAGTCATGGCTGTCTCCACAGGAAGGTGCTGGTCAGGGGCTGACAGATTCTGCCCCCAGGGGAAATTTTCACTGTCATAACCCTTGGGTGGGGCGCTACTGGCATCTAGTCGGGGGAGATGCTGCTCAGCACCCCACAGCGTCCAGGACAGCCCTGAGGTAGAGAATGACCCCGGGAAGAAGCCCTGGTCAGTCCTGGTGCAGATTTGGAGTCAGCTGGGCTCGGCCCGCTCAGCCCTGGGCTTCTCCACCTGCCGAGCCTGCTTGCTTGTAGATTGGCTGTGACAGCAGCTGCCCCAGCTGCTCCGAGCACTAGACAGGCGCTTAGCTCAGTGTTCAGCTCCTCTCCACTGCCTGCCAGTTCGTCCACCTGTGTCATCCTTTGATAAGTTGTGGATCAATGTGATCTTTCCTTAGACTGAATTCCCAGGAGTGGAGTTACCGGGTCCCCAGGGAGGCGTGTCTCCCTGGGTCTCACTTTCCCTAAAGAACAATCTGGAATCTAATCTGTTCCTGCCCC encodes:
- the PBX4 gene encoding pre-B-cell leukemia transcription factor 4 isoform X4 yields the protein MESPPRPQRPAPPPPAPRRPPPGPPPGPDTGEVLQQIMAITDQSLEEAQARKHALNCHRMKPALFSVLCEIKEKTVLSIHGIQEEGPSNAQLMRLDNMLLAEGVSRPERRGRGGSAAAANTATPGGCPNDNSLEHSDYRAKLSQIRQIYHSELEKYEQACREFTTHVTNLLREQSRMRPVSPKEIERMVGVIHGKFNAIQMQLKQSTCEAVMTLRSRFLDARRKRRNFSKQATEVLNEYFYSHLSNPYPSEEAKEELARKGGITVSQVSNWFGNKRIRYKKNMGKFQEEATIYTTKMAVDTTKVGGLRSQASCPSTPSSGQGWLAGSRAPGVHRFARWRPRQRPLRRI
- the PBX4 gene encoding pre-B-cell leukemia transcription factor 4 isoform X3, whose protein sequence is MVTVLSGDPYSTPDVLGEQLKKTCLSSSCSACWNDRKHALNCHRMKPALFSVLCEIKEKTVLSIHGIQEEGPSNAQLMRLDNMLLAEGVSRPERRGRGGSAAAANTATPGGCPNDNSLEHSDYRAKLSQIRQIYHSELEKYEQACREFTTHVTNLLREQSRMRPVSPKEIERMVGVIHGKFNAIQMQLKQSTCEAVMTLRSRFLDARRKRRNFSKQATEVLNEYFYSHLSNPYPSEEAKEELARKGGITVSQVSNWFGNKRIRYKKNMGKFQEEATIYTTKMAVDTTKVGGLRSQASCPSTPSSGSSDPFPLTSAGDALITLQTLASLRRTPAGGSLRSQAKGGWQGAAPPASTASPAGDPGSVHSDASN